The genomic region CAGTGGACCATTTCAGCAATGCCCGTGGAAAGGTGCCAGCAAATCTGAGTATCAAAGAGCTTGACAGTCCTCATGATGCAGATATCGTGGTTGTAGCGATGAATTCTCTGGAGAGACCGTCTCAAAAAAGAGAGTGTATGGTAGTTCCACGGATGCTGACCCAGCGGTTGAATATTATACAAATGCAACGATTACAATCGATTCTTCGACAAACAGTGACCACATCGGGTACCACATCGGATACTGGCTAGATGAGTTGGTAAATCCAGACGAAACATCACCTCCGTTCAAGCGGACAAACTCTAATTCACGCGGTGACTGATGGAAGGAGACCGATTCCTGAGGACGAATTGATGATTGTATATTCAACTTTCAGTTATTCTCGAAAGTGTGATTTTGATATAATTTAATGTAATATCCTTTACATTCACGGCACGACTGTCCGAGAGTCAAACTCTTTTTATGACCGACCTGCAACAATTGCTACGATGTTCCCTGCGGCAGCCGAGTATGATATTGACTTTACGATACCATCTACCAGTATCAATCGGCTTCTCTCTGCGACTCCAGCTGATGTCAACTCGGCAGCGGCGCTCACTTTCTCACGTAATGTTTTTATTCCACTTACAACCGCATGTCGATACACCTGCAGTTATTGCACATACTATGACATTCCTGGGGAGGCAACGCTTCTGTCACCGCAAGAAGTTCGCCATCGTGTTCAAGTCGGTGCAGACGCTGGTTGCACTGAAGCACTCTTTACTTTTGGTGACCGCCCAGATGACCGATATGAGGCGATTCATGCACAACTGGATGTCTGGGGGTTTGATGACATAATCGAATACCTCAATATGTGTTGTCATATTGCACTTGAAGAGGGACTTCTCCCACATTCAAACCCAGGGGATCTTACACTGACCGAGTTTGAGCAACTCGCACCGGTCAATGCAAGTATGGGTGTTATGTTAGAGACCACCGCAGACGTCGATGCACACGCAGGCACGCGGCGCAAGACTCCAGGACAACGATTAAATACGATTCGTGCTGCAGGTAAGGCTGGTATTCCATTCACCACAGGGTTGCTCGTTGGGATTGGTGAAGAGTGGCGTGATCGTGCTGAAAGTCTGCTTGCCATTCGTGAATTGCATGAGCGATATGACCATATTCAAGAAGTTATTATTCAAAATGTTGTCCCGAACGAACGGTCGGATTTTGAACAACCGTCGGTTTCGACGATGCGCCGGGTGGTTGCAATGGCTCGTGTCTGCCTTCCGAAGTCTATCTCGGTCCAAGTCCCCCCAAACCTCTCACCAACTCGTGAATTACTTGATTGTGGTGTTGATGACCTCGGTGGTGTTTCACCAGTGACAGAGGACTACATCAATCCAGACTACGCTTGGCCAGCACTCAGCGAGCTCACAGACATTGCGAGCAGTGCTGGTGTTCCACTTCATGAGCGACTCCCGGTGTATGATAGATATCTTCCAAAACAGATTCGACGAGAGGGATTCACTGGACACCCCGCCGATGGTGGGTGGCTCACAGAATATATCACTGATGCAATTGAGTCTGATGGAGTTCATGGACAACGATATCGTAGTGTTGCCTGTCGAGATGGACCGCTTAATACCAATCACTCGATTAGCGCCGGTGAATCCGCAGATTAACTAATATCCTCAGCGTACATCGATAATGTCTCCAGATAGTCTATAGCTCAAGCCATCGTGGAATATACTTTCGTGTTATCGTATATCCACCAGCAATCACAATACCAATAATTACAATCGCACGGAGCCACCCATCGAAGGTGAGTGCTGCAGGCACCGCAAGGGCAAACGTCAGTGCAAGATCCTCAGGTGCCCCATCATATCGGATAACATACTGTGGTCGAAGCCATTGTTGTCGTGGGTGGATATACACTGCACGCTGAGATGTACGCTCCCATGGACGGAGTTCTTCACCAGCACCAAACCAATCTGAGAGTGAATGTATTCCAGCCGTCAGTAATCCAACGGTAATACCAACAGTGAGTGAGCTTGGAGTCATTATTGTTATGAGTCCAACACTCCCTCCTGCGACCGTGTAATACACTGGAAAGTGTAATGTCCGCCGGTGTGCTCCGATGAAAAAGTCAATATCAGGCAGAATCCCACCAATAATCGCACCGATGGCAGCGGGTATGGCAAAGTCAGGTGCAAAGGTGGCAACAGAGACTGCAAGTAGCAATCCTGCAGCCACGTGAGTTGTGACCATCATCGTGGATAAATCAGATTAATGACCGTAAGTAAATGTATTTATTTTATCAATAGATCTTCATAATCAGGAGCAAACACCGATATAAGTCTCATTCTGACAACAGAGTCTCCAAAACGCGCTTTCGATTCACAGGATCAGACATGAATAAATATATTAATGGGTGGGTATAGACTATTCGTTTCAGAAGCCGGGGAAGAGAGCATGCCACCGACTAGTCATCAGCGACAATGCTTGAGGGGGTCAATCCATTATCATCAGGACCGAGTAGTGGCGTGCCATCGGCTTGTGGACCAAGCATCGGTCCAGAGACCTCAGCATCCGGATTCAACTCATGCCGTCTGGTATAATCTGTTGACCGTTCAACAGGCGTTCGACCAATCGCAGAGATTAATTCAACATAATCAGCAACAGAGCGGAATTCACCGTGTGTCCCGCCCGCACGTGTTGTGATCTCCTCAGAAAGAATCGTACCCATAAAATCATTTGCACCACAATTTAGCAGTTTTAGTGCCTTTTCATCGCCGAATTTTACCCATGATGATTGAATGTTATCAATATTGTCGAGGAATAATCGCGAAACAGCGATCATCAGCTCATCCTCAGCATCGCTTGCTCCGCCAGAGACAACACCACGCTTGTACAGTGGTGTGTTCTGGTGGACAAACGATAACGGGACAAATTCAGTAATTCCACCGGTGCGATCTTGAAGTTCGCGAACTCGTTTTAGATGAGTGATTTGATGAGCAGCGTTTTCTACATGCCCATACATGATTGTTGCTGTAACATCCAACCCAGCCTTAATCGCACCTTCTATCGCGGCTTCCCACTCTGAACTTGACATCTTTCCCGGACAAATCACATCTCGTACTTCATCAACAAGGATTTCTGCGGCGGTTCCCGGTGCAGAATCAAGCCCTGCTTTCCGAAGTTCGGTATAGATTTGCTCATAAGACCAATCGGTACCACGACGAGCGTGATGAGCCTCTTCAGGAGTAATTGAATGAAGATGAACATCACCAACAGACATCGCACGAAGTTGCTCAACATATGTTCCTGGATCTGTCGTGTACTGCTCTGGTGGTTTGTAATTCACCGTTCGCGCAGGGTTATCATACTCGGCAAGGATTTCTCGATGTTCAGCATTGAGCGCAAATGCGGGATGTAATCCAGAAACAGATGTCACCTCCGATATCCCACGATCAACGGCTGCAGCAACAGTTGCTTGAGAGACTGCTGGTGTTTTTGTGAATCCACCATGGTTAACATCTGAGTTTAATTCGAATTGATGGGCACTATCTTTGAAATTACAGAATAAACATCCGGTATTACATGCAGTCGTCACATTGTTATTGAGGTTCGCAACGAACGTGACCGCATCACCAACACGCTCAGCGCGTCGTCGATTGGCGATTTCAAGCACTTTCTCTTTTCGTGCTGTATCAATTCCCGGAGAATCTGTTCCTGTCGTTATTAGTTCAATTCCATCATCGATGCTGAGCCGATCACCAGCGCGGGCAGCGGCAAGAGCGTTCTCGAATGACTGATCGGTCGTTGGGGAAGTCGAGAACTCAAGATCTAATGTTGATTCAGATATCTCATCAGACACCGCCTCATCCGCATCCATAGCAATATACAGCGTATCGGTATCTAAAAAGGAGCCGATATCGGCGGTTTCTGACATTGCCTGTGCAATCAAACCTGTGTAGTAAGTAATTCATAAATGGTGTTCTGACTGTATTGACTCGGGCTATATGTTTTCAGACTATTTTCAGATTTTCATCCGGCATGCTCAGAGAGTTAGTAATGACCGCTCAGACTGTGTTGTATCGCCGTCGATTGATTAGAATGTCAAGAGTGAGTGCATCATATCACAAACCACTGGCGTTCCCCACGAGGTCAGGTCTTGAGTCACATGTCACCAATTCTGAGATAATGCAACGAGACTAAATTCAATTTGGAAGGCTTCTTACTCACGGCTATCACCCATGAGCGTATGACGAGTGTCAAGGAGTTTCTTGTTGAAACAGAACCGACGACAACAGGTTATGGTCGTGGACGGTTCGTGTTCACCGATCAATACTCTGTATTTGATTGGGGAGCAATGCCGGATCAGATTCCGCATAAAGGTACCTCACTGTGTACAATGGGGGCATATAATTTCGAATTACTCGAAGAAAATGGAATCTCAACGCATTATATCGGTGTTGTGCGACCGTCAAAAGCTGAAACGACCACCATAGATAATCAATCATCGGATGAATCTGATCATATCACTACAGACCCATGCAGTCTCGATGCATGCTCAACAGCACCGACAGAGATGGCAATCAAACTGACACAGGTTCCAGCGCTTCCATATGACGATGGAGCATACGACTATGAATCATATCACGAAGCTGGCGGTCAAAACTATTTAATCCCACTTGAGGTCGTCTTTCGCAATTCCGTACCTATTGGATCAAGTCTTCGTGATCGAAAATCACCACAGGAGTATGATATCGATGCTGACGCATGGCCGTCAAATCCTGTTGAGCTTCCTAAGCCGGTTATTGAATTCTCAACAAAGTATGAGGAACAGGACCGGTATCTCGACCGAGAGGAAGCCGAGCGGATTGCTGGGGCTGCGAGTATAGACACATTAGAAGAGCTTGCAGTGAGTGTGAATCGGATCATAACACGCGAAGCAGAGAAGCGTGGATTTGTTCATGAAGATGGAAAAATCGAATGTTTATATCACGACGGTGAAATTATTCTCGCGGATGTTGTTGGGACATTTGATGAGAATCGATTCGGATATAATGATCAAGAGGTCTCGAAAGAGGTCATTCGACAGCAATACAAACAAATCGACCCCGAGTGGGTCTCCGCCGTCACCGACGCGAAGCGTCAAGCGAAGATACAAGATGTAGCTGACTGGCGGGGGCACTGTGACCGCTCACCAACGCCATTGCCACAGCCGTTCATCAATACTATTTCAGACCTGTATGCGGCTGGGACAAATGCATACGTAGATGCACAATGGTTTGATGCCCCGTCAATAGAGATGGCTATCGAGAATGTACAGGAATTTTAATAGCAACTACTCAGAGCGCTGTGTAGATGAAATATAATGTGATTTTGATATAATAACTCACACCAAGCGTCAATCTAATTGACGCACTACGGATCGAGTGACTTGTGGAACATCTGCTGTACTCTTTACACTTAGGCGTTCAACTGACAGACCACGCAGACGGTAAGCGAGTCGGATGAAGTGAGATACGTCATCTCAATGCTAAGATATGGTTACGGAAGTACGAAAAAAAGCATCACGCGTTGACGCCGGGATGAATCTGACAACCTCCACATGAATTACATTCGACATGTCAAACTGATGTTTTAGATAACTTGAAGTCGTGGTTAATCATAATTGAGACGGTCTACCAAGTCCTCTCAATCGGATAACATCGGGATTCACTCGTTTTAACCGAAAGGTATCTGATTCCGAATCGAAATAGGGTGCAGATAATAAGAAGTACCTCTGAACCGCTGGTCGGCATAGCCAGTAGTCGTCATCGAGGCGTGTATAAACCATACCCATCCTAATCCAGCGGTACAATACCGCGAGAATCCTTGCTCTTCAGGGCTATCAGTCATCGACGACATCTGAGGCCGGTTCTGATGTCGTATCAGTATCACTCTCATGAGTGTCGATTGGATCATCCGGTTGAATTGCCTCGATATCTTTCGGTAGACCAAGTTGGTATTCAGATGAATCAGTGCCAGAGTGAAGTCCTGTACGACCACGGTGAACAGAGATAGTATTATTCAGATGCAATTCAATAGCCTCTAATAATGCATCAGCCTCAAGCGGCTGTCCCCGATTGCGGATTGTCTCTACATCGGCATCATCGGGCACATCAAATGCTCGTTGAGTAATAATTGGTCCCTGATCGAGATCAGTTGTGACATAATGCGCAGTCACCCCAGCAATGCGGACGCCCTCTTCTTTTGCCTGTCGGTAGGCAGCAGCCCCTGGAAATGATGGGAGAAGTGATGGGTGAACATTGATGATTCGGTCTTCATACCGAAACACAATTTTTGGACTAAGAATGCGCATATATCGCGCAAGAACGGCAAGATCGATCTGATATTCATCGAGAACAGAAAGCATCTGATCTTCATCTGGAATTCCACTATCATCACCGATATCGACAAATGGGATTTCATACTGCGTCACAAGCGGTTCGAGATTACCATGATTTCCAATAACGACTGAAAGCTCAGCGTCAAGCTCACCTGTCGCATGGGCTTCTAATAGTGCCTGGAGACAATGACTTTCCTTCGTGACAAAAACAGCAATTCGCTTGGTTTCACGATCCGTTGGAAATCGGATTTGGATATCAACTTCAAGATCATCACCGAGTTCGGTCAGTGTCTCCCGAAGCGTTGATTCAGTACAAACCATCTCATCTATATCCGCACGAAGTGTCATACGAAACATCCCTTCGCGAATAGCCTGGTCGATATCAACGATATTAATCCCACGCTCGAAGAGTAATGTCGTAATATTTGCAACAATTCCAGTCTTATCATCACCAACAACGGTGATCTCTGTCAATTCACCTGTCACCGTCTACACCTCTACGTATTGAAACAACACAGATTTGTATGTGAGCCTGCGGTCGCAGTTCCATCAATATATGTATATTCGTCCCCGGGAAAAAACGTGTCTGTCTGGCAGTTCGAGTCGATTAATGAAACCTCAAAAGTGAAATACCCGTGGAGGATTTCATTATTAACTGAGGCGTAGCGCTCCTGCGTTGTCACATCTGAATGTACATAGATCTGTATATACATCGAGTTCAAAACGATTTTTATCTATGCTCATCCAATGATTATCAATGAAGATGTACACAGCAACAGTCACGGTACGGCTCAAATCTGGTGTCCTTGATCCAGAAGCCGAAACAACACGGCGTGCTCTTGAGCGACTTGGATTCGAGGTTGAAGCACTCCGCTCTGCAGATCGATTTGAGGTTGATATTGAGGCTGACTCCGCAGAGAAAGCCGCAACACGAGCAGACGAGATGGCGGAACGTCTCCTGGCAAATCCAACAATTCACGACTATGAAGTCACCGTTGAGCAACACACTGTCCCATCGGGATCACAGCAATGACCGTTGTTGTCGTACAGTTTGGTGGGTCAAACTGCGATCGTGATGCGGTCCACGCTCTTCAGCATATTGGTATTGATGCTACGCGTGTTTGGCACGAGGACGGACTGAATGACTCTGTTGAGAATCTTGATGGAATTATTCTTCCTGGTGGGTTTTCATACGGTGATTATCTTCGTGCAGGCGCAATGGCAGCTCATTCCCCAATTGTTAACGATATCCAAGCAGCCGCCGAACGTGGGATTCCTGTTCTTGGTGTCTGCAATGGCGCACAAGTTGGATGTGAGTCTGGGCTTACCCCTGGGGCGTTTACCACAAATGACCGTGCCCGGTTCCAGTGTGAGACAGTGCATCTTCGTGTTGAAAACGCTACTACTCCGTGGACAGAGGCATATGAAACGGGCACTGTCATTGAAATCCCAATCGCACACGGCGAGGGTCGATTTGAGATTACAGAAAGTGAATATGAAATGCTCAAAAATGACAATCAAATCCTCTTTCGATACTGTGATTCGAGTGGTAATATCACCGATGATGCAAATCCAAATGGCTCTCGCGGTAATGTTGCTGGTATTACTGGAAATTATGATACCGTCGCTGTATTAATGCCACATCCTGAACGCGCCACACTTCCTGAGTTAGGACGGAGCACCGACGGAAAAGGGATCCTACAGGCGTTTGGCTGAGCTAGATTGGAGAGAATCTTATCAATATTCCGGGATATAAACGACTGATTAGCGTACCCTTGGTGATTAGAGCATTCAATCGATGCGCTCAAGATATTTTGAATTCATATTGCTATCGCGTTAGCGGTTGGGCATAACTTGACTCTGCTTCTAATACGTATGACCATTTAATTTGACAATCACACTCGACTTGTTTGAATACGCTTGGATCCTGTCGGCGGTTATAATCTTTAATCGCAGTTTGGACACGCTCATCACACTCGCCACAGTTATGAGGACCGTCGTCAAAATCGTGCCCGTTCCCAACGGGATCAAAAACGACGATTGCATCAACATCAGACGTTAACTCAAGTACCTTACTGACAGATCATAGCCACGGTGGTCGGTACCCATCTTCAGAAAATAACGTATCAACCACTGTATATCGCTGGACGTCGGCTGAATTCATCGACACAGTGTGACAACCGTTGATGTTTGCACATTGTCGGACCGATTCAACCATGTCATCAACAGCCTCAGATTCCGTGAGGAACGGTGGTTTCAGTAGTGGACACCCCTTGACGCCAACACCCACATCCGAGGGAGTCATATCATTAGCATGGCACACCTCAGCGCAGGCATCCTGAAAATCGGTGAAATCAAACTACTCATTTATACGGTCATGCCTGATGCGGTCAGTCGTTGTCTCAACCCTAATCGCAACATCTGTTGCGAGACCAAGTTCAGTGAATGTCCTGAGCTTTTCTCGATTCACAAAGTCAGGAGATGATTCAATGACAATCCGATCCCGGTCAGCAAACGTCTCAGTGATTGCGACTCGAAACTTCATGGATACCTCATGCTCATCAAGGAATGATCCCGATGTGTATATTTTCACTAAGTCAGCAGGCTCATCAATAGCTGCTGTTTCATGCTCAAGACAGAGGTCAATCTGGTTCATTATGACATCATGATTAACACTCCCGTCATCAACGGATTCAGCAACATACCCGCGCAGTGTGCACCCACCAGTGTTGAGAATGATATTAAGTGAACTGACAACACCATCGGGTGTGTTATTTTCATCAATCCACACTCGTGTCGGCTTATGTGGCTCATGTTGTGTGTGTTTTTCATTACAGATTTCTTGTATTAGTTGATTATACGCATCCCTTCCACGACCCTGTTTGTACACTTCTGGGTTCGGGCAATGGTGACTCATTATGATACATATCAGATGATTCGATATATCAGCATTGCCTACAAATGTTGATCACCAATATACCCTATCCGCCCGCGTTGTCCGTCCATTGAGGGTATGAATGAGAGATTTAGATCATCGGGTGTTCTGATGTCGTGGATAGAAAGCACGTCGTCGAAACAGGAAGTATCGGGTCTTTGATACTCCGTGAAACATTTTGAATCATCGGTTTTACACAACAGTATCAGCAGCTACTCTATGACAAGATTTTGGATTGAATTCCTCAATAATTTTTCAGGAACACTATAACCCAAGGCGATT from Haloquadratum walsbyi C23 harbors:
- the purS gene encoding phosphoribosylformylglycinamidine synthase subunit PurS, with protein sequence MKMYTATVTVRLKSGVLDPEAETTRRALERLGFEVEALRSADRFEVDIEADSAEKAATRADEMAERLLANPTIHDYEVTVEQHTVPSGSQQ
- the purQ gene encoding phosphoribosylformylglycinamidine synthase I, which produces MTVVVVQFGGSNCDRDAVHALQHIGIDATRVWHEDGLNDSVENLDGIILPGGFSYGDYLRAGAMAAHSPIVNDIQAAAERGIPVLGVCNGAQVGCESGLTPGAFTTNDRARFQCETVHLRVENATTPWTEAYETGTVIEIPIAHGEGRFEITESEYEMLKNDNQILFRYCDSSGNITDDANPNGSRGNVAGITGNYDTVAVLMPHPERATLPELGRSTDGKGILQAFG
- a CDS encoding membrane protein, giving the protein MMVTTHVAAGLLLAVSVATFAPDFAIPAAIGAIIGGILPDIDFFIGAHRRTLHFPVYYTVAGGSVGLITIMTPSSLTVGITVGLLTAGIHSLSDWFGAGEELRPWERTSQRAVYIHPRQQWLRPQYVIRYDGAPEDLALTFALAVPAALTFDGWLRAIVIIGIVIAGGYTITRKYIPRWLEL
- the cofG gene encoding 7,8-didemethyl-8-hydroxy-5-deazariboflavin synthase subunit CofG; its protein translation is MFPAAAEYDIDFTIPSTSINRLLSATPADVNSAAALTFSRNVFIPLTTACRYTCSYCTYYDIPGEATLLSPQEVRHRVQVGADAGCTEALFTFGDRPDDRYEAIHAQLDVWGFDDIIEYLNMCCHIALEEGLLPHSNPGDLTLTEFEQLAPVNASMGVMLETTADVDAHAGTRRKTPGQRLNTIRAAGKAGIPFTTGLLVGIGEEWRDRAESLLAIRELHERYDHIQEVIIQNVVPNERSDFEQPSVSTMRRVVAMARVCLPKSISVQVPPNLSPTRELLDCGVDDLGGVSPVTEDYINPDYAWPALSELTDIASSAGVPLHERLPVYDRYLPKQIRREGFTGHPADGGWLTEYITDAIESDGVHGQRYRSVACRDGPLNTNHSISAGESAD
- a CDS encoding phosphoribosylaminoimidazolesuccinocarboxamide synthase; translation: MTSVKEFLVETEPTTTGYGRGRFVFTDQYSVFDWGAMPDQIPHKGTSLCTMGAYNFELLEENGISTHYIGVVRPSKAETTTIDNQSSDESDHITTDPCSLDACSTAPTEMAIKLTQVPALPYDDGAYDYESYHEAGGQNYLIPLEVVFRNSVPIGSSLRDRKSPQEYDIDADAWPSNPVELPKPVIEFSTKYEEQDRYLDREEAERIAGAASIDTLEELAVSVNRIITREAEKRGFVHEDGKIECLYHDGEIILADVVGTFDENRFGYNDQEVSKEVIRQQYKQIDPEWVSAVTDAKRQAKIQDVADWRGHCDRSPTPLPQPFINTISDLYAAGTNAYVDAQWFDAPSIEMAIENVQEF
- the cofH gene encoding 7,8-didemethyl-8-hydroxy-5-deazariboflavin synthase subunit CofH, with translation MDADEAVSDEISESTLDLEFSTSPTTDQSFENALAAARAGDRLSIDDGIELITTGTDSPGIDTARKEKVLEIANRRRAERVGDAVTFVANLNNNVTTACNTGCLFCNFKDSAHQFELNSDVNHGGFTKTPAVSQATVAAAVDRGISEVTSVSGLHPAFALNAEHREILAEYDNPARTVNYKPPEQYTTDPGTYVEQLRAMSVGDVHLHSITPEEAHHARRGTDWSYEQIYTELRKAGLDSAPGTAAEILVDEVRDVICPGKMSSSEWEAAIEGAIKAGLDVTATIMYGHVENAAHQITHLKRVRELQDRTGGITEFVPLSFVHQNTPLYKRGVVSGGASDAEDELMIAVSRLFLDNIDNIQSSWVKFGDEKALKLLNCGANDFMGTILSEEITTRAGGTHGEFRSVADYVELISAIGRTPVERSTDYTRRHELNPDAEVSGPMLGPQADGTPLLGPDDNGLTPSSIVADD
- a CDS encoding formyltetrahydrofolate deformylase, translated to MTGELTEITVVGDDKTGIVANITTLLFERGINIVDIDQAIREGMFRMTLRADIDEMVCTESTLRETLTELGDDLEVDIQIRFPTDRETKRIAVFVTKESHCLQALLEAHATGELDAELSVVIGNHGNLEPLVTQYEIPFVDIGDDSGIPDEDQMLSVLDEYQIDLAVLARYMRILSPKIVFRYEDRIINVHPSLLPSFPGAAAYRQAKEEGVRIAGVTAHYVTTDLDQGPIITQRAFDVPDDADVETIRNRGQPLEADALLEAIELHLNNTISVHRGRTGLHSGTDSSEYQLGLPKDIEAIQPDDPIDTHESDTDTTSEPASDVVDD